The Panicum virgatum strain AP13 chromosome 5K, P.virgatum_v5, whole genome shotgun sequence genome has a window encoding:
- the LOC120710173 gene encoding uncharacterized protein LOC120710173, with the protein MAHFAPGSRGKGRRASSVFRGRPLSSSSSVLPLFPRRCAPQTLADGGESNSGAGGEKNQSEGRCDGPCRPQWVIRSRAFRCALRWRWRTTTAGETPPEAEVNDADPEEVQVIHDPENPKIEVGERFPDIVAFRKAVRHYAVLTGFEFDKVITDQTRFIAKCKAEGCPWRIHASRISHGKTIEIKVLPAKHNCPTTKLREGRMATQGWCADRLEDWLKRNPTKGPKDCKEKLEGDYGIKLKYSKAWSGMKVALEQIHGKYEESFQLLFNWKAQIEQSSPGSIVQIECERVQKKQRFRRMFVALRPCIDGFLEGCRPFIDVDASNLYGKYRGQLASATGVDGHNWLYHIAYAIFDKENEDNWVWFMEQLHRAIGNVPNLVICTDACKGLETAVGAVFPNAENRECMRHLYQNFMKQYIGDVFTDHLYPAARNYTTGMFQWHMKKIFEFAPDTIEYLETHHNRIWYRCGFSENSKCDYLTNNVSESFNAQVKKFKGLLLHELVDKLRELIMEKRYLRKKLARQWPEGILPNVMKELNLISNQLKVIKVTGVASYWEAM; encoded by the exons ATGGCCCATTTTGCCCCCGGCTCTAGAGGTAAAGGGCGTCGGGCCTCCTCTGTCTTCCGCGGCCGACCGCTatcgtcgtcctcctctgtCCTTCCCCTTTTCCCTCGCCGTTGtgctccccaaaccctagctgacGGCGGCGAATCCAActctggcgccggcggcgagaagaacCAATCCGAAGGCCGTTGCGATGGACCCTGTAGACCGCAATGGGTGATCCGCAGCCGCGCCTTCCGTTGCGCTCTCCGGTGGAGATGGCGAACGACGACAGCGG GAGAAACTCCTCCTGAGGCAGAGGTAAATGATGCAGATCCAGAGGAGGTTCAGGTTATCCATGATCCAGAAAACCCCAAGATAGAAGTGGGAGAAAGGTTTCCTGATATTGTTGCATTTAGGAAGGCAGTTAGGCATTATGCAGTTCTGACAGGGTTTGAGTTTGACAAGGTCATCACAGACCAGACTAGGTTCATTGCCAAGTGTAAAGCTGAAGGATGTCCTTGGCGCATACATGCTTCAAGAATCTCTCATGGCAAGACAATAGAG ATCAAAGTATTGCCTGCAAAGCACAATTGTCCAACTACTAAACTGAGAGAAGGGAGAATGGCAACACAAGGCTGGTGTGCAGATAGGTTGGAGGATTGGCTGAAGAGAAATCCAACTAAAGGTCCAAAGGATTGTAAGGAAAAATTAGAGGGGGATTATGGTATCAAGCTCAAGTACTCCAAAGCATGGTCAGGCATGAAGGTAGCACTAGAGCAGATCCATGGAAAGTATGAGGAGAGTTTTCAGCTTCTTTTCAACTGGAAAGCTCAGATTGAGCAGTCATCACCTGGCAGCATAGTGCAGATAGAGTGTGAGAGGGTTCAGAAGAAGCAAAGGTTCAGGAGAATGTTTGTAGCTCTTAGACCTTGTATTGATGGATTCCTAGAGGGGTGCAGACCATTTATAGATGTTGATGCATCCAATTTGTATGGCAAGTACAGAGGACAGTTGGCATCCGCAACTGGTGTAGATGGCCACAATTGGTTGTATCACATTGCATATGCAATTTTTGATAAAGAGAATGAGGACAACTGGGTTTGGTTCATGGAACAGTTGCACAGAGCCATTGGCAATGTTCCAAACCTAGTTATTTGTACAGATGCTTGTAAAGGTCTAGAGACAGCAGTTGGAGCTGTATTCCCTAATGCTGAAAATAGGGAATGCATGAGGCACCTGTACCAGAATTTTATGAAGCAGTACATAGGTGATGTCTTCACTGATCACCTGTATCCAGCTGCTAGGAACTACACAACTGGAATGTTCCAGTGGCACATGAAGAAAATATTTGAGTTTGCACCTGACACAATTGAGTATCTGGAGACACACCACAATAGAATATGGTATAGATGTGGGTTCTCTGAAAACAGCAAGTGTGATTACTTGACCAATAATGTGTCAGAGAGTTTCAATGCTCAAGTGAAGAAGTTCAAAGGGTTGCTGTTGCATGAACTAGTAGACAAGCTGAGGGAGCTCATAATGGAAAAGAGATATTTGAGAAAGAAACTGGCTAGGCAGTGGCCAGAAGGAATTCTGCCTAATGTCATGAAAGAATTGAATCTGATTAGCAACCAGCTTAAGGTCATAAAAGTTACA GGAGTGGCAAGTTACTGGGAAGCCATGTAG
- the LOC120707977 gene encoding phosphatidylglycerophosphate phosphatase PTPMT2-like, which translates to MRIRDELGDGEGVLAGQQEQEEEVVRLKAKRALVGAGARVLFYPTLLYNVLRNRLEADFRWWDRVDQIILLGAVPFQSDVPRLKQLGVRGVVTLSEPYETLVPTSLYQAHEIEHLVIPTRDYLFAPSLEDISQAIYFIHCNASQGGTTYVHCKAGRGRSTTIVLCYLIKYRSMTPEAALDHVRSIRPRVLLAPSQWQAINTFRTLVAGQLPVRSTNLGSFLEAVEACRTNTENDEYHAMEFDNENSSLLITQIMLHRPASPTQSIDAVLITEADLEGYDKYVDMRKDALEVATRRPIMRRLSCLFGSLKLNNSNCVPPPSRFTEVHAC; encoded by the exons ATGAGGATTCGCGACGAATTGGGAGACGGTGAAGGGGTGCTGGCGgggcagcaggagcaggaggaggaggtcgtACGTTTGAAGGCGAAGCGCGcgctcgtcggcgccggcgcgaggGTGCTGTTCTACCCGACGCTGCTGTACAACGTCCTGCGCAACCGGTTGGAGGCGGACTTCCGGTGGTGGGATCGCGTCGACCAG ATTATTTTACTTGGCGCTGTTCCGTTTCAAAGTGATGTTCCACGTTTGAAGCAACTAGGAGTTCGAGGAGTTGTAACGTTGAGTGAACCTTATGAGACTCTTGTCCCAACATCTTTATACCAG GCCCATGAGATTGAGCACCTGGTAATTCCAACAAGAGATTATCTGTTTGCACCTTCGCTTGAGGATATTTCTCAAGCCATATATTTCATCCACT GTAATGCATCACAAGGTGGTACTACCTATGTCCACTGTAAAGCAGGAAGAGGGCGTAGCACCACTATTGTATTGTGCTACTTG ATTAAATACAGGAGCATGACCCCTGAAGCAGCTTTGGATCATGTCCGATCCATTAGGCCTAGAGTACTTTTGGCACCATCGCAGTGGCAG GCTATTAACACATTTAGGACTCTCGTCGCTGGACAACTTCCAGTAAGAAGTACAAACCTGGGCAGTTTCCTAGAAGCCGTTGAAGCTTGTCGCACAAACACAGAAAATGATGAGTACCATGCAATGGAGTTTGATAACGAAAACAGCAGTTTACTAATAACTCAAATTATGCTACATAGGCCAGCCAGCCCCACTCAGTCCATCGATGCGGTCCTTATAACAGAAGCAGATCTTGAGGGCTATGATAAGTATGTCGATATGAGAAAGGATGCATTGGAAGTAGCCACTCGCAGGCCCATCATGAGGAGATTGTCCTGCCTCTTTGGCTCCCTGAAACTTAATAACAGCAACTGTGTGCCACCACCAAGCCGGTTCACAGAGGTTCACGCGTGCTAG
- the LOC120707979 gene encoding endoribonuclease YBEY, chloroplastic-like has translation MARIVSRALPLASRSPLRLPPPPPLPGAALLRSAAAAPALPPAASLLSWRGLTATHEPSLAATPPFAGFLAGIRGLRKLRRGQAAAKRPQPQDFAPPPPPPPPKESEIELIARIGVEEDMPDDAEVLNIVEILKLNVPMVMKIALDGLVDSNYSTRDTSISDVGKYDKVEVSVLLCNDNFIRNLSKEWRGEDCTTDMLSMSQYIPDLDVPILMLGDIVISVETAARQAEEKGVTLLDEVRLLVVRGILHLLGFHHETSNEAAMELEKEEQLILKSLRWKGKGLAKGSQDPSKLQTDSFDGQVTNSQKRAVTLRFYRPKFKYIFCDMDGTLLNSKSQVTARNAEALREARSRGVNIVIATGKARPAVIDVLSMADLSGRTGIVSESSPGVFLQGLLVYGLEGRQIYKRNLDQEVCREALLYSLEHRIPLVAFSQDHCFSLFEHPLVDSLHYVYHEPKAKIVPSIDNLLETADIQKVLFLETPEGISSALRPYWAKAMEGRAHVVQAQPDMLELVPPATSKGNGVQILLNHLSISPDEVMAIGDGENDIEMLQLASLGVALANGSEKTKAVANVIGATNDEDGVAQAIYEYAF, from the exons ATGGCGCGCATCGTGTCGCGCGCGCTCCCGCTCGCCTCGCGCTCGCCCCTGCGcctcccgcccccgccgcccctccccggcGCGGCGCTGCTACGTTCCGCGGCCGCTGCGCCGGCCCTACCCCCCGCGGCCTCGCTGCTCTCCTGGCGCGGGCTCACGGCCACCCACGAGCCCTCGCTAGCGGCGACGCCGCCGTTCGCGGGGTTTCTCGCTGGAATCCGCGGGTTGCGCAAGTTGCGGCGCGGACAGGCGGCGGCGAAACGGCCGCAGCCTCAGGatttcgcgccgccgcctccccctccaccGCCGAAGGAGAGCGAGATCGAGCTCATCGCCCGCATCGGCGTCGAGGAGGACATGCCCGACGACGCAGAAGTTCTG AATATTGTAGAAATCCTAAAGTTAAATGTTCCGATGGTGATGAAAATTGCGCTTGATGGACTTGTGGATTCAAACTACAGCACGCGAGATACTTCAATAAGTGATGTTGGAAAGTATGATAAGGTTGAGGTTTCTGTACTGCTATGCAATGATAACTTCATTCGGAATCTTAGCAAAGAATGGAGAGGCGAGGACTGCACTACTGATATGCTCTCCATGTCACAGTACATTCCAGATCTTGATGTTCCCATT CTAATGTTAGGTGACATAGTTATATCTGTTGAGACTGCTGCAAGGCAAGCTGAGGAGAAAGGTGTTACGCTTCTTGATGAAGTGCGGTTGCTAGTG GTTCGTGGAATATTACATCTTCTTGGTTTTCATCATGAGACAAGCAATGAAGCTGCCATGGAATTGGAGAAGGAGGAGCAACTCATTTTAAAGAGTCTACGATGGAAAGGAAAAGGTCTAGCTAAGGGTTCTCAGGATCCAAGCAAGCTTCAAACAGATTCATTTGATG GGCAAGTGACAAATAGTCAAAAGAGAGCTGTCACCCTAAGATTTTACAGACCAAAGttcaaatatattttttgcGATATGGATG GTACACTGCTCAACAGTAAAAGCCAAGTTACAGCAAGGAATGCAGAAGCTCTAAGGGAAGCTAGGTCAAGAGGAGTAAACATAGTTATTGCTACAGGAAAG GCACGTCCTGCTGTAATTGATGTTCTTAGTATGGCAGACTTATCTGGAAGAACTGGCATTGTCTCAGAATCGTCGCCTGGTGTATTCCTTCAG GGGCTGTTGGTTTATGGGTTGGAAGGGAGACAGATTTATAAAAGAAATTTGGATCAAGAAGTATGCAGAGAG GCACTCTTATATTCTTTGGAGCACAGGATACCATTAGTAGCATTTAGCCAGGATcattgtttttctttgtttgaaCACCCATTGGTTGATTCTCTCCATTATGTATACCATGAACCGAAG GCTAAAATAGTGCCATCTATTGACAACCTTTTAGAAACAGCTGATATACAG AAAGTATTGTTCCTTGAAACTCCTGAGGGAATTTCATCTGCATTGAGACCATACTGGGCAAAGGCGATGGAGGGAAGGGCACATGTCGTTCAGGCACAACCTGACATGCTTGAACTTGTGCCACCTGCAACTTCGAAGGGCAATGGTGTGCAGATTCTGCTGAACCACCTTTCCATTAGTCCAGATGAG GTAATGGCCATTGGAGATGGAGAAAATGACATTGAAATGCTGCAACTAGCTTCCTTGGGTGTTGCTCTTGCAAATGGATCTGAGAAGACTAAGGCAGTGGCAAATGTGATTGGCGCCACTAATGATGAAGACGGAGTTGCACAGGCTATTTATGAATATGCCTTCTAA
- the LOC120707980 gene encoding uncharacterized protein LOC120707980, giving the protein MGGFSGATGLPVYREEDDEELFETSSSISGDSDDEDQFSDGEGAGAPEHQFMQQAASPAQQPVRRLNSDSLYDLSSMMAQLPVKKGLSKYYDGKSQSFACMSEVRCLEDLRKKETPYKRIKPSRSYVALDEEQECYMPGPNSRGIANKPSGSSCANLAARNNSNNMLYRPPPIPVNKSGYHQ; this is encoded by the exons ATGGGTGGGTTCAGCGGCGCTACAGGCCTCCCGGTGTACCGTGAAGAGGACGATGAGGAGTTGTTCGAGACATCGTCCTCCATCTCTGGCGACTCGGACGACGAGGACCAGTTCTCCGATGGCGAGGGCGCCGGAGCTCCGGAGCACCAGTTCATGCAGCAGGCGGCTTCCCCGGCGCAGCAGCCGGTCCGGAGATTGAACTCCGATAGCCTCTACGATCTGTCATCTATGATGGCACAACTCCCTGTCAA GAAAGGGCTATCCAAATACTACGACGGCAAGTCTCAATCGTTCGCGTGTATGTCTGAGGTGAGATGCCTGGAAGATCTACGCAAGAAAGAGACCCCCTACAAGAGGATCAAGCCATCCAGGAGCTATGTAGCATTAGATGAAGAGCAGGAGTGTTACATGCCTGGTCCTAACAGCAGGGGAATAGCCAACAAGCCCTCCGGAAGTTCTTGCGCAAATCTGGCGGCTCGGAACAACAGCAACAACATGCTGTACAGACCTCCCCCAATTCCTGTCAACAAAAGTGGATACCATCAGTAG